A stretch of DNA from Lycium ferocissimum isolate CSIRO_LF1 chromosome 4, AGI_CSIRO_Lferr_CH_V1, whole genome shotgun sequence:
AAGCTAATCATTTGAGCTCTTTACCTTCACAGATACTCTTAGTAGAAAGCTCAACAGACAGATTAACAATGGAGAAATTTGCAACAACAATGATGGGTTTTCTGCTTTTATGTTTATGTGCTGTTGATTCTGAAGCAGTGTACATGAAGTATAAGGACCCAAAACAGGCATTGAATGTTAGAATAAGGGACTTGATGAACAGAATGAGTCTTGAAGAAAAAATAGGTCAGATGACACAGATTGAGAGACATGTAGCTACACCTGAGATCATGAAGAAATACTTCATTGGTAAGCTTTCCCAAAAAAGATCTTGAGGTTTTACATAAACCCTTATGGAGAAATCATATtatgaaaattcaaaaagttacaattgaagattttttattttttttttattttttttataaacatgtagtgtatgtgtatgtattaaAAGTCAGTTGAAAATGTAGACATTTCTAGGGGGTgtttgaaggaaaatgttttctatgGAAAACAAGTGGTTTCTTTACTTTTTTCTAGTGTTGATAAGTAAGCAAAAAATTATTATCCCAagagcatttatatgtaatctagcaaATACTATTGGGGTGGGATGGGGTGGGCTGGGAGGAGAAAATGAACTTGAATATCACTTATGGAATTTATTTTCTCTGCTtccattagggaagtcattttcctcattttaaggaacttattttcctagagaaaaaATGTACACACCCGTAGTGattcttatttttgttttgaataatATTGGACCAAGATGAGCTGACCCACATTGCTTGGGATTGAGATTTAGTTGTAgatgttgttgtaatgtatatgtatgtaaagTCTGCATCCATTGCTGCACGGAGGAGTGGTACTCTGCATTCGCGAACTTAAAATTTTGGATTCGCCTTTGTCGTGGTGGTTGAATGGAAGGCTACCTTTTTTTTCCTGGTTTAATGAAGTGTGATTAATTTGATTGTGGCAGGGAGTGTACTGAGTGGTGGAGGAAGTGTACCAGTTCCTAAGGCTACTGCGGCGGACTGGGTGAAGATGGTAAATGAGATTCAGAAGGGTTCCCTTTCAACACGCCTTGGTATTCCCATGATTTATGGAATTGATGCAGTTCATGGGCACAATAATGTCTATGGAGCTACAATATTTCCACACAATGTTGGCCTTGGAGTCACAAGGTAACGAAAATGATAGTAACAATTAGTTTGCAACTTTTCGACATGAGCAACATTCTTCAGACTTTGAAATGCTTATACGGAATGTGAACTTCAGAGAAATATACATGGTTTAATATTTGTGATACATACTCTATGCTTCAGTGTTTGGACCCAATGTGCTTGATCTTTTCTTGTTATGGTTCTATGCCATGGATTCGTTAAATTACATTGCATGTACGTGGCTGATAGATGGCGGACATGTTAATTTAGAACATCTCCAAGATTATTTGGCCCCTAATATTGACTAGCATACTCTAGAGCATCTTGTGTTGGGAATTTGTGTCTTTGAAACTTTAATCCATTTTGCTTACTTATATGGGGGTGATGCTGAGACTTTCAGCTCTATTTCTCTTTACTGATTGTTGTGAAGGTGGAAGCATAGCTTCAAATTTCTGGCTGGAAAGTTATTGCTCCGTAAATGTTTGCAGGAAATTTAGAAAGATCATAGTCAAATAATGGAAATCTGAAGAGAAATTTTGTTGACCTGTTCCTTACATATAGAAGCAACAACAATTTAACAATTTAGTTGGCTATTTTGCAACTTGCTCTTGAAGTTCTTCATCTCATTTTCTGATACTTGGAATTATCTCAACTTTGCAATAGAGACCCACAGCTTGTGAAGAGGATTGGGGCTGCAACTGCCCTTGAAGTCAGAGCCACAGGAATCCCTTACACTTTTGCACCGTGCATCGCGGTGAGTGCCGTAACATCATATGTAATCTATATAATTGTCTTTATTTGATACCTTTCGTAATAGGCGTTTGTCTTTGCTTGATACTTGTTATCACAGGTCTGCAGAGATCCAAGATGGGGTCGGTGCTATGAAAGCTACAGTGAAGATCATAACATTGTTCGAGCAATGACGGAGATCATTCCTGGTTTACAAGGAGATGTTCCAGCTAACTCCCGTAAGGGTGTTCCTTTTGTTGCAGGAAAGTACGAATCTCCAGTCTTCACATCTTTGTCCTTTTGACTCCGTTTTTTGAACTCATCGGCATGGTCAACTAAGAACTATAAGTTATTTTAAATATGCTTTGTCTAGAGGAAATTGGATGGGCtaattgaagaaaaatgtaATATCATTTGACTACAAAGAATTGTGATTTAACTTTGATCTAGCTGTAACATTCTTCATTTCGTTGCACATCCTTAACCATATTTAGCCTTAATGTCTATCTAGAATATGCTCTCCAATGACGTTATTTTGCATTTAAATGTTCTTAAGGACAAAAGTAGCAGCCTGTGCTAAGCACTTTGTGGGCGATGGTGGCACTACCAAGGGCATTGATGAAAATAACACTGTTATCGATGTGAACGGGCTACTTAACATCCACATGCCTGCCTATATTGATTCTATTGTAAAGGGAGTTTCCACAATAATGGTCTCTTACTCAAGCTGGAATGGCATGAGGATGCATGCGAACCGTGGTCTAATCACTGGCTTTCTCAAGGGAAAGCTCAAGTTCAGAGTAAATGAGCATTTCTCTTTTAAGTTCTATTGGTCGAAATATAGTGGGGAAATTGCTGATCAACAGATTTTCTGTTACCTTTATTTCAGGGTTTTGTCATATCAGATTGGGAGGCAATTGACAAGATTACTGAGCCACCCCGTGCAAATTACTCTTACTCTATTCAGGCTGGAGTTCTTGCTGGACTCGACATGGTCAGTATAAAGATTTATAACTAAATTGTCTGTTATAGAATATATAATTACTCGttattttcctactaaattGTACCTTGTCACCTGACACAATTAGCTCATCATGAGTCAATTCAAGTTGTAATCACCTTCACTTTCGTAATGTATATAGTTGTTTATTGTCGCAGATTATGGGTCAGGAGAACTTGACTGAATTTCTTGATGATCTGGCTTTCCAAGTAAGGAAAAATATCATTCCCATGAGCAGGATAGATGATGCAGTTAAGAGAATATTAAGGGTTAAATTTGTAATGGGTCTCTTTGAGAACCCACTGGCTGATCTCAGCTTAGCAAATCAACTAGGAAGCCAGGTAATTTCCCCTTTCACAAATTGATAAGTTTCCATTCTGGTGTAATGTGAATTCTCTTCGGCTTGTTTATTCCTTGACTTGGCTCCTTTCGTTTCAACTTAAATTATTTGTGTAGGAGCACAGAGAGTTAGCAAGAGAAGCAGTGAGGAAATCACTTGTACTATTGAAGAATGGAAAAGTTACTAGCCAGCCACTACTTCCCCTTCCGaaaaaagcaacaaaaataCTTGTCGCTGGCAGTCACGCTGACAATTTGGGTTACCAGTGCGGAGGCTGGACTATAAGTTGGCAGGGAATTGGAGGCAATGATCTTACCACAGGTATCTTTCTGTTATCTTGCAATTACAAGTCTTCGCAGTTCTCTGAGCCAGTGCGAATCAAAATCTTGTCCTTACATAAACCTTAATTAGCAGTTATTTTGAACTTGCGAGATCCCGCTTGTCTTTATTTCATCTGACACTTCTAAGTACAAATGAACTTCAACTTTTATTGTGTGCTTTGAGTAATGCATAGTACATTCAACTGATTTTTGCAACACCTTAGAATTTTTTAAGACACATACATGTGGCTTCAACCAAGATGATAAAAGAACAACTTGGACTCTAATTCAGATGGGCTGTTTCAATCTTAGCACCATTTTTTTTAGTGGAATTAGTTAAGGAACGTTTAAACTGTTGGTAAAAGATGGGTGAGAGTGTAATAGTTTGTCAAAGGGTGACATCAAGAGTATCATAACATAGCCTTAACATTTAATTTTCTATGAAAAGGTAAAAAGATTTTTACTAGTAAGTTAGCAAGAAGGTACgaagaaaaaaagagtacaTCAGAGAAAGGAACATCCTTCTATATACTGAAGGAGTACAAGAGATCTAATAGTGAAGTTTTTTCTCGTAAAGATTAATGCggcatatgatttttatttttgagatcaTGCTCTGTGATGgtaaaaaattgtaaatgagAATTATCAGTTCTTTTAGCATCAGCCTGAACAAGCTCTTGTATATTTGGATGCATACAGGAACAACCATTTTAAATGCTGTGAAAAGCACAGTCGATCCATCTACACAAGTGGTCTACCGGGACAATCCAGATGTAAACTTTGTAAAGGCCAACCACTTCTCCTATGCCATTATTGTCGTGGGTGAGACGCCTTATGCAGAGATGTTTGGTGATAGTGCAAAGCTTACAATAGCTGAACCTGGTCCGAGCACCATCGGTAATGTTTGTGGGGTTGTGAAATGTGTGGTAGTTGTCATCTCTGGGCGTCCAGTTGTGATGGAGCCGTATCTTGCAAATATAGACGCCCTCGTAGCTGCTTGGCTTCCGGGAAGTGAAGGCCAAGGTGTTGCTGATGTTCTGTTTGGTGAGTATGGATTCACAGGAAAACTTGCGCGCACTTGGTTCAAGTCTGTTGATCAGCTTCCCATGAATGTTGGTGATCCACATTATGATCCTTTGTTTCCTTTTGGATTTGGTCTCACCACTAACCCTGTGAAAAACTAAAATCTCTTCCTCTGGACTTCCACTTGCTGCTCAATCTTCATAACTGGATATTTAATATCATAATATAAGAGTTTACAAAAAAGTCACGAGCAGCTCCTTGTAGTTCAGTACTGTACTGTAGTCTACCAAATTACTATTAGAATCCAAAATTTGACGTTCGAAAGTAGTTCTAGCCATACAACTTTATTAGCAAATATTGAGGAACTACCAAAAGCCTGATGCGATTATAAAGAGCTTTATTTATCCCTTGTATGAACAATTCTTGATGTAATCtttaagttaatttttattatatattatagaTACCAACTCAATAATTCCTTTAGTTTCATCTTGCAAATCGGTTTATACTTCACTCTCAATATAACCAAAATGGGGCATTCTATATTTTGACAATTCTTTGTAGTGCCACTTAATTGATTATGTGgttttttttggcttttcaaGTCCTAAAATTATAATCCAATACTTCACTATAATAGTCTTTTGGCAATTCTTATACGTTCAAGATTAGATTAAAAATATGAGGAACAAAAATAGATAACTTACCAAGTCCATTTCAAATTCTAAAAAGGTAACTACAAAATTTCTCCTAAAATACAATTGAACAATATACCTAAGCAACTCATGACGCTTATATCAATTCTCCCACTTGTTTTGctaattactttttttattaGAAAAAGTAGTCCatttttgttagtattaattttctTCAACAGAGTTCATTCTGAAATGAATGGCATAATCATTAGTCTAGAATCTACTTTAATATCCTAATTTATAAAATCTGATACATGCTTGGTTCCTTTAATCCTTAATCCGATTTAGATCAAATTTTAAGATACTGATTACCCtgaattttctctagctttaatgATTAATTATAATACGAACTCTTTGCGCCGTAATGATAAAAATCTCAACATCCTTAACACTAAGTCTTCGGATTATATTTAACCTTTATTCTTTGTTTCAAGTTTGATCCATCCAAATCTTAtctaattcattttttctttctccttatcatACACTCACTATTCACTACCAAATATTCTTAGATTACTGAAAAATGACACCTTTGCTTTAACTATAACCTAACTTGTTTGTCAATTTTCCAATTCTTTAGAGCTCTATTGCTCTTTATAAAACTTTGATGACTTAATTGCAATTTTCACATCACAATTCACATGATTGCTTTTCTAAATATAGCCGCGCATCACATGGGGCCCAATTGAAAGATCAAACGAAACTTCATGTCAGAAAATGTTACTTCGAAAAACGTTAACCGAAAAGTCACACAAACTTTAGTAGTACAAACAAAATTCTATTCAAAGTCCTtttaagtactttttttttttttctcacctAAGTCTTTCTCTTGGAAAaactttaaatttatttaatggAAACAAATTAATTTAGAGTCCTTCTAAAATCACACCACCCCACTACCCTGCCACCCAATGTGCATGTGtgtaatgtgtatatatactcACCATAGGTCTTACTTCTTCTCAACTAAATTGCCTGTTGTAAGTTATCCATTTCTTGTTTATAGCTGTTTGCTTTTCAACTAACTTGTTTCTTGTTTGTTCACATTTTTTGTACTTGCTCATTAATGGATGTGCTATTTTTATGAGTTTTACCAGATTGTCCAAAGCAGAAGACACAAAATTAAACAATGGGGAGATGTTCAATACCCATGAAAGTTTTTGTGTTATTCTGCTTATTATGGGCAGTGATTGCAGAGGCAGAGTACCTAAAATATAAGGACCCAAAACAGCCAATGGGTGCAAGAATTAGGGACTTGATGAAAAGAATGACTCTTGAGGAAAAAATTGGTCAGATGACTCAAATTGAGAGGAAAGTTGCTTCAGCTGATGTTATGAAGCAATATTTCATTGGTATGTTTTGAAGTATTACTCTACAGATTGTCATGGCAATTCTTGATCACTTGCTTGTTTATTTCACGACAGATACCAGAATATTTGCTCACTTGGTGTTTGAAAAATTCATACTTTATGTGTATATAGAGCCTGCTTATTGTGCATGTCATACATATTACAAGAAAAGTGGTCTAAATCAGAGTGATATATCCTAAGAGAATAGAATCTTTTGTTTTAACATTGGCATTTAATTAAAGTTGAGCCCTGGAGCAACCGGTATAGTTGTCCCCGCGTGACCTATAGGTTACGGATGCGTGCGTGAGGGTAGGTCACCTACTTCTCACCCCTTGGGGTGTGGCTTTTCACCGAACCCTGTGTGAATGTGGGATTCTTCATGAACCGAGCTGCTCTTTTTATTGGCATTTAAATGCTATGTTATAACAATAGATTTTATCTTTTATTGcttatttgaaagaaaaaaaaggcatTCAAAGGGAACATGAGAAAGGGGGGGTGACCTGCTTTCTGTATACACTTTTATCTTGTATAATATTTGAGTTCATTTTATCTCTAGATTGACATGACCATTCTTGAATTTCAATTTTCGATTttctaaaaggaaaaatagtAGATCATCTCTTTTTATCTaacagataaaataatataaaaataaatatctgATCAAACTGTCTTTTTTTCCTGATCCTTGGAAAAATATACTCTCGGGTTTTAGATTTATTTGTATGAAGTATGGAGGAAAGGGATCACTTGCTTGCTCGTATATTCACCAGAGCTTTGTTCATTTGGTGTTCGAAAGGTCACATTGTTATGTGTATGTTTGACTACTTGTGTTATGTCATACAGCTTAAATAAAGTGACTTCTAAATCAGggggattttgggtgaaaaggGTGGAAATTTTTGCATTTAAAGGAAACAAGAAAAAGGGGATTGATCTGCTGTCAATATCTACTGTTGTGTATATTGGAATccaattttataaaagattCATCTGGCAGGGAGTGTATTGAGTGGTGGAGGGAGTGTTCCAGCACCTAAGGCCTCTGCTGAGGATTGGATCAATATGGTAAATGAGATTCAAAAGGCTGCTCTTTCGACCCGCCTTGGGATTCCAATGATTTATGGAATTGATGCAGTTCACGGTCACAACAATGTCTATAATGCTACTATCTTTCCTCACAATATTGGGCTTGGTGTCACCAGGCAAgtaatataaattctaagaaCTATGCATCTGattttttatgaataaagatgCATGATAGGTAATTTTTCACTTGTCAGTCATTTGATACCTTAGAATCAGGAAATGATCTTTGGCGTTGAGGTCAATTATattccaaaaagaaaatgatCCCGTTTTGTATTTTCAACTTTTCCTAATGCTCCGTTGAATCTCTAATAGGCATTCTTAAGAATTACTGGATTTTTATTCTATTTGAGTTAATATTTGTCACTTTAATGCAGGGACGCTGATCTTGTGAAGCGTATTGGGGCTGCAACTGCACTTGAAGTTAGAGCCACAGGAATCCCATATGCTTTTGCTCCCTGTATTGCAGTAagttgatatgatatgattgaaCTTTAGTAAAATtgctatttctttttctttgatgtCTGAGTAATTGTGTTATGGTAGGTATGTAGAGATCCTAGGTGGGGCCGTTGCTATGAAAGCTACAGTGAAGATCATAAGATTGTGCGAACCATGACTGAGATAATTCCTGGTTTACAAGGAGATCTGCCAGCTAATGCTCGCAAGGGAACACCCTTTGTTGCTGGAAAGTACGTATCTCCATCCGTTTTCACATTTTCATCCTTTCCCATTTCCATTAAATGATTTACGCCAATCCCGTTTCTTAAGAATAAACAGAAAGATAATTACTtcaatcataaaaagaaaaaacaaatgacGATTAACTGACGAACTTTTATATGAAGGCCACATGACAAGTGGGACCTAGTTGAATCAATATCATTTATTCACTTCACATGGATGTTTTCTGCCATACAAGGCAAGTTTGGATTTGATGATCTAAGAATAAATACAATTGACCCATACTTGTTGGTTACAACACATAACTGGTCCGATTAAGGTCCAGCACATTATTTAAAATGAATACAATTGACCCCTACTTGTTGGTTACAACACATTACTGGTCCTATTAAGGTCCAGCACATTATTTAAAAAGACAATAACATTTGGGAAGTTAGTACTTGATCTTTGCATCACAAAACTTCGAACCGTTTTTAAGTTGGTTTAATCACATTATTGTCTTTATCATATCTTGTAGTTGTTTGAATCTCTTAATCTTCTTCAGGACTGTGAGTCATTGCACTTAACCAGTTAATGGTCGTTGCACACGGTGGCAGGATTACGTATGGCCATTTTATCACCCAGAATTTGGAATTAACAAATCACTAATCGAATTAGATCATGATGACACATTACAGCCAAGTTCTTTGAcatatttttgttctttgaCATATTTTTGTTAGTCAATCAATTAATCTTAATTGTCTTGGTGCTTCTTCCAACTTCTAATTATAATACATAATGTTTCCGGTTTCTAACTTGGAGAAAATTTCTTCAAGACACTATAAACTGCTACCTCTCATGTGTATtgacttattttctttcaatgGTCTAAATTGTGCATTTCACTATGCGTAGAGAGTTGAACCATCATTTGAGATTCCTTGTTGAAAATTATTTTGGAGTACTAGAATCTTCTTTCTTTACAAATTTGGACATTAAAGTGaggtttaatgttgtttaagatatttttttGGTACAAGAATAACTCCAAACATTTTGGTTATTTACATGACTATCTGAATTGCTTCGAAACACCAACCCTGATGTTTCTATTATTATCTTCCTATGTTGTGGAACATTTGCCTCTCTACCCGTCAAAAGGttgaggtaaggtctgcgtacgctctaccctccccagacccacctggtgggattatactggcatgttgttgttgttgttgttgttgtggaacATTTGTTTGATTGAATTCTCAACTGGTTAAGGTCAAAGGTAGCAGCCTGTGCCAAGCATTTCGTGGGAGATGGTGGCACGGTGAGGGGGATCGATGAAAATAACACTGTAATTAACTCAAATGGATTGTATGGTATCCACATGCCTGCATATTATGATTCAATCATAAAGGGTGTTTCAACAGTGATGGTGTCTTACTCAAGCTGGAATGGCGAAAAGATGCATGCTAACCGAGATCTTGTCACTGGCTTCCTAAAGAACAAGCTCAATTTCAGGGTAAGAATGATTATCTCAGCTCATTGAGAACAAGTAAGTTAAAGTCAAGTAAGGATATCTCTATGTATAACACCTTTTCTTGCCTGTGTCTTTTTCAGGGGTTTGTCATATCAGATTGGCAAGGCATTGACCGGATAACTAGCCCACCTCATGCTAATTACACTTATTCAGTTCAAGCTGGAGTTTCGGCAGGAATTGACATGGTTGGTTTGTTA
This window harbors:
- the LOC132052651 gene encoding uncharacterized protein LOC132052651, producing the protein MEKFATTMMGFLLLCLCAVDSEAVYMKYKDPKQALNVRIRDLMNRMSLEEKIGQMTQIERHVATPEIMKKYFIGSVLSGGGSVPVPKATAADWVKMVNEIQKGSLSTRLGIPMIYGIDAVHGHNNVYGATIFPHNVGLGVTRDPQLVKRIGAATALEVRATGIPYTFAPCIAVCRDPRWGRCYESYSEDHNIVRAMTEIIPGLQGDVPANSRKGVPFVAGKTKVAACAKHFVGDGGTTKGIDENNTVIDVNGLLNIHMPAYIDSIVKGVSTIMVSYSSWNGMRMHANRGLITGFLKGKLKFRGFVISDWEAIDKITEPPRANYSYSIQAGVLAGLDMIMGQENLTEFLDDLAFQVRKNIIPMSRIDDAVKRILRVKFVMGLFENPLADLSLANQLGSQEHRELAREAVRKSLVLLKNGKVTSQPLLPLPKKATKILVAGSHADNLGYQCGGWTISWQGIGGNDLTTGTTILNAVKSTVDPSTQVVYRDNPDVNFVKANHFSYAIIVVGETPYAEMFGDSAKLTIAEPGPSTIGNVCGVVKCVVVVISGRPVVMEPYLANIDALVAAWLPGSEGQGVADVLFGEYGFTGKLARTWFKSVDQLPMNVGDPHYDPLFPFGFGLTTNPVKN
- the LOC132052652 gene encoding uncharacterized protein LOC132052652, with product MGRCSIPMKVFVLFCLLWAVIAEAEYLKYKDPKQPMGARIRDLMKRMTLEEKIGQMTQIERKVASADVMKQYFIGSVLSGGGSVPAPKASAEDWINMVNEIQKAALSTRLGIPMIYGIDAVHGHNNVYNATIFPHNIGLGVTRDADLVKRIGAATALEVRATGIPYAFAPCIAVCRDPRWGRCYESYSEDHKIVRTMTEIIPGLQGDLPANARKGTPFVAGKSKVAACAKHFVGDGGTVRGIDENNTVINSNGLYGIHMPAYYDSIIKGVSTVMVSYSSWNGEKMHANRDLVTGFLKNKLNFRGFVISDWQGIDRITSPPHANYTYSVQAGVSAGIDMIMVPENYTEFIDALTLLVKNNIIPISRIDDAVKRILRVKFTMGLFENPLADLSLVNQLGSQEHRELAREAVRKSLVLLKNGKSTSQPLVPLPKKAPKILVAGTHADNLGYQCGGWTIEWQGVAGNDLTVGTTILSAIKKTVDPSTQIVYQQNPDANFVKSNEFDYAIVVVGEVPYAEMFGDSTNLTITEPGPSTINNVCGAVKCVLVVISGRPVVLQPYVDKIDALVAAWLPGTEGQGVADALFGDYGFTGKLARTWFKSVDQLPMNVGDRNYNPLFPFGFGLTTQPMKMN